From a single Synergistaceae bacterium genomic region:
- a CDS encoding amidohydrolase, with protein MKNDMENDMEKQVKDAVKKHYETAVLLSEDLAAHPELSHQEFESSRKIVDLLEKSGFKVEYPFQSYATAFSAILDNGPGADVAILVEYDALPEIGHGCGHNLHGSLSVLAGLALMELKDLFGGKIHVIGTPGEEADGAKVGMAENGVFDKMAVAMMAHSCGGGVCQPDMDALSLRCLDVTFLGRGAHAAAAPWKGHSALAAARKFLDLIDARRECFTPDIRVNGIILDGGKAPNIIPERSELRIEFRTDSLMKLKRVDEMVVKCANGAAMALDCQVELKRTYADFADMVRVTALEDEVTKILTGMGKKVSVVSSPIGSTDVGNVSYCCPSIQPLVSITDEPLALHTVEFANATLKPPARDALSFGAEALVLLTLKVLREETFRHEIHDEFVRRRAEKTGEQK; from the coding sequence ATGAAGAACGATATGGAAAACGATATGGAAAAACAGGTAAAAGACGCCGTCAAAAAACATTACGAAACGGCAGTGCTATTGAGCGAGGACCTCGCGGCGCATCCGGAGCTGTCGCACCAAGAGTTTGAGTCGAGCAGGAAGATCGTGGATCTGCTGGAAAAATCTGGCTTCAAGGTCGAATATCCTTTCCAGAGCTACGCGACCGCCTTCAGCGCCATTCTCGACAACGGCCCTGGCGCGGACGTCGCGATTCTGGTTGAGTACGACGCTCTGCCGGAGATTGGCCACGGGTGCGGCCATAACCTTCACGGCTCGCTGTCCGTTTTGGCCGGGCTTGCCCTTATGGAACTCAAAGACCTCTTCGGAGGCAAGATTCACGTGATCGGTACTCCAGGGGAGGAAGCGGACGGGGCCAAGGTCGGTATGGCCGAAAACGGGGTGTTCGACAAAATGGCGGTGGCGATGATGGCGCACAGTTGCGGAGGCGGCGTCTGCCAGCCGGATATGGACGCGCTAAGCCTTCGGTGCCTCGACGTGACATTTCTCGGACGTGGTGCTCACGCGGCGGCGGCGCCTTGGAAGGGGCATTCGGCCCTAGCTGCGGCGCGGAAGTTTCTTGACCTGATCGACGCGCGTCGCGAGTGTTTTACGCCGGACATCCGCGTCAATGGGATCATTCTGGATGGGGGTAAAGCGCCAAATATCATCCCGGAGCGGTCCGAGCTTCGGATCGAATTTCGCACCGACTCCCTGATGAAGTTAAAAAGAGTGGACGAAATGGTCGTCAAATGCGCCAACGGTGCCGCGATGGCCCTCGACTGCCAGGTGGAACTGAAGCGGACATACGCCGACTTCGCGGACATGGTTCGCGTGACTGCCCTTGAGGACGAGGTCACGAAAATCCTGACGGGCATGGGGAAAAAAGTCTCCGTGGTTTCGTCCCCCATTGGCTCCACGGACGTGGGCAACGTCAGTTACTGTTGTCCTTCGATACAGCCTCTTGTCTCCATCACGGACGAACCTCTGGCCTTGCACACCGTGGAGTTCGCGAACGCGACACTGAAACCGCCGGCCCGCGACGCCCTCTCGTTTGGGGCGGAGGCTTTGGTCCTGCTGACGCTGAAAGTCCTGCGCGAGGAG